The following proteins come from a genomic window of Dreissena polymorpha isolate Duluth1 chromosome 1, UMN_Dpol_1.0, whole genome shotgun sequence:
- the LOC127846136 gene encoding uncharacterized protein LOC127846136 isoform X1: MLRTMLSKAETPVLTGGTRRHGHIMESLCMRTTFVFLVALTMIQAACFLIVASAWRYRRHMNADRVTPAVCLNNETDIDVTKSGESNMIAEQTLKTKTHCVNVQHKMIYEVNQTVTKLYESGRLDARAYSNLCNAFEDPIPYTRLVGINGSLSQEGNTTLLWNTLNQSVTVPNISYITHLEKEGQIMIRQAGLYIVSSNLVIDVNASSVAFDTQTFIQYLLVLSHTYGSTRMLGEQRLNLSGRRQTSSYMKAVYELDRYDRLYIATTHMDLVDVSSKQNMFSVHFTRTARQGEYA, translated from the exons ATGCTTCGCACAATGCTTTCCAAGGCGGAGACCCCAGTCTTAACAG GTGGTACCAGAAGACACGGACATATTATGGAGTCCCTTTGCATGAGGACCACTTTTGTATTCCTTGTAGCCTTGACCATGATCCAGGCTGCATGCTTTTTGATCGTCGCATCTGCCTGGCGTTACAGACGGCATATGAACGCTGACCGAGTGACACCAGCGGTGTGTTTAAACAATGAAACAGACATTGATGTCACCAAATCTGGTGAATCAAATATGATAGCGGAGCAAACTTTAAAAACCAAAACGCACTGCGTGAATGTACAGCACAAGATGATTTATGAAGTCAATCAG aCGGTGACAAAACTGTATGAAAGTGGAAGATTAGACG CCAGAGCATACTCTAACCTGTGCAATGCCTTTGAGGACCCTATTCCGTACACTAGGCTTGTGGGAATCAATGGTTCTCTGTCACAAGAAG GCAATACTACCCTTTTGTGGAACACTTTAAACCAGTCAGTGACTGTTCCGAACATATCTTATATAACGCACCTAGAAAAAGAAGGCCAAATCATGATTCGTCAGGCAGGCCTATACATCGTTTCAAGCAACCTCGTCATCGACGTCAACGCATCCTCAGTTGCCTTCGACACTCAAACTTTCATCCAGTACCTGTTAGTTTTATCGCACACGTACGGATCCACCCGAATGCTCGGAGAGCAGAGATTGAATCTCAGCGGCAGACGGCAAACAAGTAGTTATATGAAGGCCGTATACGAGCTTGACCGTTACGACCGCCTTTATATTGCTACGACTCACATGGATCTTGTTGATGTCAGtagtaaacaaaatatgttttcagttcATTTTACACGTACAGCTAGACAAGGAGAGTATGCCTAA
- the LOC127846136 gene encoding uncharacterized protein LOC127846136 isoform X2: protein MSSLSGLVNIGVHTRGTRRHGHIMESLCMRTTFVFLVALTMIQAACFLIVASAWRYRRHMNADRVTPAVCLNNETDIDVTKSGESNMIAEQTLKTKTHCVNVQHKMIYEVNQTVTKLYESGRLDARAYSNLCNAFEDPIPYTRLVGINGSLSQEGNTTLLWNTLNQSVTVPNISYITHLEKEGQIMIRQAGLYIVSSNLVIDVNASSVAFDTQTFIQYLLVLSHTYGSTRMLGEQRLNLSGRRQTSSYMKAVYELDRYDRLYIATTHMDLVDVSSKQNMFSVHFTRTARQGEYA, encoded by the exons ATGAGCTCGTTATCTGGCCTGGTGAACATCGGAGTACATACTC GTGGTACCAGAAGACACGGACATATTATGGAGTCCCTTTGCATGAGGACCACTTTTGTATTCCTTGTAGCCTTGACCATGATCCAGGCTGCATGCTTTTTGATCGTCGCATCTGCCTGGCGTTACAGACGGCATATGAACGCTGACCGAGTGACACCAGCGGTGTGTTTAAACAATGAAACAGACATTGATGTCACCAAATCTGGTGAATCAAATATGATAGCGGAGCAAACTTTAAAAACCAAAACGCACTGCGTGAATGTACAGCACAAGATGATTTATGAAGTCAATCAG aCGGTGACAAAACTGTATGAAAGTGGAAGATTAGACG CCAGAGCATACTCTAACCTGTGCAATGCCTTTGAGGACCCTATTCCGTACACTAGGCTTGTGGGAATCAATGGTTCTCTGTCACAAGAAG GCAATACTACCCTTTTGTGGAACACTTTAAACCAGTCAGTGACTGTTCCGAACATATCTTATATAACGCACCTAGAAAAAGAAGGCCAAATCATGATTCGTCAGGCAGGCCTATACATCGTTTCAAGCAACCTCGTCATCGACGTCAACGCATCCTCAGTTGCCTTCGACACTCAAACTTTCATCCAGTACCTGTTAGTTTTATCGCACACGTACGGATCCACCCGAATGCTCGGAGAGCAGAGATTGAATCTCAGCGGCAGACGGCAAACAAGTAGTTATATGAAGGCCGTATACGAGCTTGACCGTTACGACCGCCTTTATATTGCTACGACTCACATGGATCTTGTTGATGTCAGtagtaaacaaaatatgttttcagttcATTTTACACGTACAGCTAGACAAGGAGAGTATGCCTAA
- the LOC127846136 gene encoding uncharacterized protein LOC127846136 isoform X3, whose protein sequence is MESLCMRTTFVFLVALTMIQAACFLIVASAWRYRRHMNADRVTPAVCLNNETDIDVTKSGESNMIAEQTLKTKTHCVNVQHKMIYEVNQTVTKLYESGRLDARAYSNLCNAFEDPIPYTRLVGINGSLSQEGNTTLLWNTLNQSVTVPNISYITHLEKEGQIMIRQAGLYIVSSNLVIDVNASSVAFDTQTFIQYLLVLSHTYGSTRMLGEQRLNLSGRRQTSSYMKAVYELDRYDRLYIATTHMDLVDVSSKQNMFSVHFTRTARQGEYA, encoded by the exons ATGGAGTCCCTTTGCATGAGGACCACTTTTGTATTCCTTGTAGCCTTGACCATGATCCAGGCTGCATGCTTTTTGATCGTCGCATCTGCCTGGCGTTACAGACGGCATATGAACGCTGACCGAGTGACACCAGCGGTGTGTTTAAACAATGAAACAGACATTGATGTCACCAAATCTGGTGAATCAAATATGATAGCGGAGCAAACTTTAAAAACCAAAACGCACTGCGTGAATGTACAGCACAAGATGATTTATGAAGTCAATCAG aCGGTGACAAAACTGTATGAAAGTGGAAGATTAGACG CCAGAGCATACTCTAACCTGTGCAATGCCTTTGAGGACCCTATTCCGTACACTAGGCTTGTGGGAATCAATGGTTCTCTGTCACAAGAAG GCAATACTACCCTTTTGTGGAACACTTTAAACCAGTCAGTGACTGTTCCGAACATATCTTATATAACGCACCTAGAAAAAGAAGGCCAAATCATGATTCGTCAGGCAGGCCTATACATCGTTTCAAGCAACCTCGTCATCGACGTCAACGCATCCTCAGTTGCCTTCGACACTCAAACTTTCATCCAGTACCTGTTAGTTTTATCGCACACGTACGGATCCACCCGAATGCTCGGAGAGCAGAGATTGAATCTCAGCGGCAGACGGCAAACAAGTAGTTATATGAAGGCCGTATACGAGCTTGACCGTTACGACCGCCTTTATATTGCTACGACTCACATGGATCTTGTTGATGTCAGtagtaaacaaaatatgttttcagttcATTTTACACGTACAGCTAGACAAGGAGAGTATGCCTAA
- the LOC127846100 gene encoding glutamate receptor ionotropic, kainate 3-like, with protein sequence MQHSIEDKYCLNKLKRILAVVLGERGDVNVTQYQVIADALTTENEQYCRIKFTSLEYDSSNGSSMYSSLKNARQTFEDTHIAVAIGPQIDVFTSTEYVILHQIHFVTSLGLINEESARALPILPDQKSLSKAIASIVSYLEWNKVAFLSQEDFSPVIALGGKKVFVSPIRLPTDIRSAKNPQLTQTLTTLRESQMDKFILHSMKRDVVKYVLLAAQDLHLLHHSIRWLITYLDFEDVSKEIIGMAKVYGLQLFDNSSFPHKTNAYSGSLDNYIWPKLGMDQSTNVRNDYSIDLLRYTGENDLLRLAEVSFQTKKDIRISTFAAKEEPKVTEPFKDKYFTVIAKLDEPFVMVKGTDKHGAKIYDGFCVDVLNELSKELNNFKYEIIEADEDRLKQLSSSARGIKAGKSLTIWDDITNQLIIGNASMAIGAFAVTADRESQISFSYTIISSSVSLLLTRPPDSTNYFQFLGPFSWQLWLLIVGFVLTVGLGLFVMAKFDSTLNGSENQKFELKESMWYTLTVLLQGSSEYAPQTTSMRTIVAFFWFCTLVINAAYTANLAAFLTLQQIDDRIKSVDHLARQTKVKYGVLNNSDLMQFFENSRDDPYERMWAFMKLNEDVSILSERKVGVSFVLEKDNYAYIDDGVINDYSAQKNCKLESIQQNFGVKHFGMGFPKGAPYLGDINLALLKLKEHRILDSLREKWWSAESNCSTEATKTKVNTASELNISNMFGVFIVLIGFTVLAVLYELCVVVWTFIRKQQSKKMVIII encoded by the exons ATGCAGCATTCAATAGAAGACAAATACTGTTTGAACAAGCTGAAACGTATACTTGCAGTTGTTCTGGGGGAACGCGGCGATGTCAATGTCACTCAGTATCAAGTGATTGCTGACGCTCTTACTACAGAAAACGAGCAGTATTGTCGCATCAAGTTCACTTCACTTGAGTATGACAGCTCAAATGGAAGCTCCATGTACTCCAGCCTCAAGAACG CAAGACAGACGTTTGAAGACACACATATAGCTGTAGCAATTGGACCACAAATTGATGTTTTTACATCAACCGAATATGTCATTCTTCATCAAATTCATTTCGTGACATCTTTGGGACTTATTAACGAGGAAAGTGCAAGAGCTTTGCCTATCTTGCCGGATCAGAAATCACTGTCCAAAGCAATTGCGAGTATTGTCAGCTATCTAGAATGGAACAAGGTTGCATTTTTATCACAag AAGATTTCTCACCTGTCATTGCTTTGGGTGGGAAAAAGGTATTCGTGTCCCCGATTCGATTGCCTACAGACATCCGGTCAGCGAAGAATCCCCAACTTACACAGACGCTGACAACGCTGAGAGAATCGCAAATGGATAAATTTATCCTGCATTCTATGAAGCGGGATGTAGTGAAATACGTACTTCTAGCG GCGCAAGATTTGCATCTTCTTCACCATTCCATTCGGTGGCTTATAACATACTTG GACTTTGAAGATGTATCAAAGGAAATCATAGGAATGGCAAAGGTCTATGGACTTCAGCTGTTTGATAATAGCTCATTTCCACACAAA ACCAACGCTTACAGTGGTTCATTGGACAATTATATTTGGCCAAAATTAGGCATGGACCAATCAACAAATGTCAGGAATGACTACTCTATTGATTTGCTCAGATATACCGGCGAAAATGATCTG TTACGGTTAGCAGAGGTATCTTTCCAGACAAAAAAAGACATTCGGATTTCGACCTTTGCTGCAAAAGAAGAGCCCAAAGTAACTGAGCCATTCAAGGATAAATATTTCACCGTCATTGCAAAACTG GATGAACCTTTTGTCATGGTCAAAGGAACAGACAAACATGGTGCCAAAATATACGATGGTTTTTGTGTTGATGTTCTGAATGAGCTCTCTAAAGAATTGAACAACTTCAAATACGAAATAATTGAAGCGGATGAGGACCGCCTTAAACAGCTATCCTCCTCAGCTAGAGGAATCAAGGCTGGAAAATCGCTtacaatctgggatgacatcaCCAATCAGCTTATTATTGGA AACGCGTCAATGGCAATCGGAGCTTTTGCAGTGACAGCTGATAGAGAGTCTCAAATCTCGTTCTCATATACTATCATTTCATCTTCTGTAAGCTTGCTTCTGACACGCCCTCCCGATAGCACAAACTACTTTCAG tTTCTTGGCCCGTTTTCATGGCAGCTATGGCTACTTATAGTTGGATTTGTTCTGACAGTTGGGCTAGGCCTTTTCGTTATGGCTAAATTTGATTCCACTCTGAATGGATCCGAGAATCAAAAGTTTGAGTTAAAAGAAAGCATGTGGTATACTCTAACAGTTCTTTTACAAG GAAGCTCAGAGTACGCCCCGCAAACCACAAGCATGCGCACAATAGTTGCCTTTTTCTGGTTTTGCACATTGGTGATCAATGCTGCTTATACAGCTAATCTGGCGGCGTTCCTCACATTACAGCAAATAGACGATCGTATTAAGTCAGTAGACCATCTTGCACGGCAGACGAAGGTCAAGTATGGAGTTTTGAACAATAGTGATCTAATGCAGTTCTTCGAAAATTCAAG AGACGACCCTTACGAGAGAATGTGGGCTTTTATGAAACTTAACGAGGATGTGTCTATTCTGTCTGAAAGAAAGGTTGGTGTCAGCTTTGTGCTGGAGAAAGATAATTATGCCTACATAGACGATGGTGTGATTAATGACTATAGTGCGCAAAAAAACTGTAAACTCGAGTCAATCCAACAAAACTTCGGTGTAAAGCATTTTGGGATGGGATTTCCAAAGGGCGCCCCCTATCTCGGCGACATCAACCTTGCTTTACTGAAGCTCAAAGAACATCGAATTCTGGATTCCCTTCGGGAGAa GTGGTGGTCTGCAGAATCCAATTGTTCGACCGAGGCAACTAAGACAAAAGTCAACACGGCTTCCGAACttaatatatcaaatatgttCGGTGTATTTATTGTCCTTATTGGCTTCACTGTTCTTGCAGTTCTCTATGAATTATGCGTTGTTGTTTGGACATTCATCCGCAAGCAGCAATCCAAAAAGATGGTTATCATCATTTAA